Proteins encoded within one genomic window of Thermococcus celer Vu 13 = JCM 8558:
- a CDS encoding mRNA surveillance protein pelota, giving the protein MQIIHRDVKEGKVKVKAETLDDLWHLYHIIDPGDTVYAKTLRKQAQRSDSLRAEKVEVIPVFLGVRAEKINFHRFANQLRVTGPIVYASREDVPLGKYHTIAIETGKVVTIQKPRWREHHLERLREAVEASKRAKVMIVVIDDGEADMAVIREYGVEILKGIHYNLGGKRYSTDREGEEKRFFHDVAKSMEEVMNREGVEKAIVAGPGFVKEDFHKFLRENYPQLAGRVVVEDTSVTGRTGIYEVIKRGTVEKVYRENRVAREVELVEKVLENIGRNNGLAAYGLKEVEEAVNYGAVETLLVLDELLKGENRERIEELMETVRHSRGEVVVVSSEHEGGEKLRALGGLAAILRFRIR; this is encoded by the coding sequence ATGCAGATAATCCATCGGGACGTCAAGGAGGGCAAGGTAAAGGTCAAGGCCGAGACCCTCGACGACCTCTGGCACCTTTACCACATCATAGACCCCGGCGACACCGTCTACGCGAAGACCCTCCGGAAGCAGGCCCAGCGCTCCGACTCCCTCAGGGCCGAGAAGGTGGAGGTCATTCCGGTCTTCCTCGGGGTGAGGGCGGAGAAGATAAACTTCCACCGCTTCGCCAACCAGCTCAGGGTCACAGGCCCGATAGTGTACGCCTCCCGGGAGGACGTCCCCCTCGGCAAGTACCACACCATCGCGATAGAGACGGGAAAGGTCGTGACGATCCAGAAGCCCCGCTGGAGGGAGCACCACCTTGAGAGGCTGAGGGAGGCGGTCGAGGCCTCTAAGCGCGCGAAGGTCATGATAGTAGTCATCGACGACGGCGAGGCGGACATGGCGGTTATTCGGGAGTACGGCGTCGAGATCCTCAAGGGGATACACTACAACCTCGGGGGAAAGAGGTACAGCACGGACCGCGAGGGCGAGGAGAAGAGGTTCTTCCACGACGTGGCGAAGAGCATGGAGGAGGTAATGAACAGGGAGGGCGTTGAGAAGGCTATAGTGGCGGGTCCCGGCTTCGTCAAGGAGGACTTCCACAAGTTCCTGCGCGAGAACTACCCCCAGCTGGCGGGAAGGGTTGTTGTAGAGGACACGAGCGTGACCGGAAGGACGGGGATATACGAGGTCATCAAACGCGGGACGGTCGAGAAGGTCTACCGCGAGAACCGCGTTGCCAGGGAGGTGGAGCTCGTCGAGAAGGTGCTCGAGAACATAGGGCGGAACAACGGTCTCGCCGCCTACGGTCTCAAAGAGGTCGAGGAGGCGGTGAACTACGGCGCGGTCGAGACCCTGCTCGTTCTGGACGAACTGCTCAAGGGCGAGAACCGGGAGAGAATAGAGGAGCTCATGGAGACCGTTCGCCACTCGAGGGGGGAGGTCGTGGTGGTTAGTTCCGAGCACGAGGGCGGGGAGAAGCTGAGGGCCCTCGGTGGTCTGGCGGCGATCCTAAGGTTCAGGATCAGGTGA
- the pepQ gene encoding Xaa-Pro dipeptidase PepQ: MRIKRLQEFINEHELDAALITRRENLFYFTGSAPVLGGYLVVTPDDALFIVPELEYEEAKANSKVPVEKFKTGKELYERLSSFRPRKLGIEGKTSFSTVQTLKEKAGAKDFVPIDEVIRDLRIIKEAGEIEAIKAACGIADMAMMAALEEASEGKREREVAARMEYVMKMNGAEKPAFDTIVASGPRSALPHGVASDRRIERGDLVVIDEGALYRHYNSDMTRTIVVGSPNEKQKDIYYAVLEAQRKGVEVARPGMTAKELDTVVRDVIAEYGYGDYFIHSTGHGVGLEIHEWPRVSQTDDTELRPGMVITVEPGIYIPGFGGVRIEDTILITEGGAVRLTRTERELI; this comes from the coding sequence ATGAGAATTAAAAGACTCCAGGAGTTTATAAATGAACATGAACTCGATGCCGCTCTGATAACCCGGAGGGAAAACCTCTTCTACTTCACGGGGAGCGCTCCCGTCCTCGGCGGTTACCTTGTCGTCACCCCGGACGATGCGCTCTTCATCGTTCCCGAGCTCGAGTACGAGGAGGCCAAGGCGAATTCAAAGGTCCCGGTCGAGAAGTTCAAAACCGGGAAGGAGCTTTACGAGAGGCTTTCCTCGTTCAGGCCCAGAAAACTCGGCATCGAAGGAAAGACCAGCTTTTCAACCGTTCAGACACTCAAAGAGAAGGCCGGGGCGAAGGATTTTGTCCCCATCGACGAGGTGATAAGGGACCTGAGGATAATCAAGGAAGCCGGGGAGATCGAGGCGATAAAGGCCGCCTGCGGGATAGCGGACATGGCCATGATGGCGGCGCTCGAGGAGGCGAGCGAGGGTAAAAGGGAGAGGGAAGTCGCCGCCCGAATGGAGTACGTCATGAAGATGAACGGTGCAGAAAAGCCGGCCTTCGACACCATAGTGGCGAGCGGCCCGCGCTCGGCCCTTCCCCACGGGGTAGCGAGCGACAGGCGGATAGAGAGGGGCGACCTGGTGGTCATCGACGAGGGGGCGCTCTACAGGCACTACAACTCCGACATGACCAGAACCATCGTCGTCGGCAGTCCCAACGAGAAGCAGAAGGACATCTACTACGCCGTCCTCGAGGCCCAGAGGAAGGGGGTTGAGGTGGCGAGACCCGGGATGACCGCGAAGGAGCTCGATACGGTCGTTAGAGACGTCATAGCGGAGTACGGCTACGGGGATTACTTCATCCACTCGACCGGGCACGGCGTCGGGCTGGAGATCCACGAGTGGCCGAGGGTCAGCCAGACCGACGACACCGAGCTCAGGCCGGGGATGGTGATAACGGTAGAGCCAGGAATATACATCCCGGGATTCGGAGGGGTCAGGATCGAGGACACAATATTGATCACTGAGGGCGGCGCGGTCAGGCTGACCAGGACGGAGAGGGAGCTCATCTGA